The genome window TTCATTTTTATCTATGTTAGGGAAACTGAACCTATCTATGGAACAGTCCGTACCATCCAAACTTTCTGTTGCGATCATAACATACAATGAAGAAAAAAACATTTCTGATTGCATAGAATCGGTTTTAGAAGTAGCAGATGAAATCATAGTTCTCGATTCTCATAGCCAAGACAATACAAAATCAATCGCTGAGTCATATGCGAAAGTAAAATTTTCAGTTCATAGTTTTGATGGGCATGTTGAACAAAAAAACAGAGCAATCACTCTTTGTTCGAATGAATGGATACTGTCGTTGGATGCAGATGAGAGAATAGATGACCAATTGAGAACAGAAATACTTAAATGGAAATCAACACCATCTCCAGTTAATATCAACGGCTATAAAATAGCCAGGCTTACTTGGCATATGGGTAGATTTATTCGCCATTCAGGATGGTATCCTTTGCATCGCTATAGACTTTTCCGAAAAGGTCAATCTACTTGGATCGGAGAGAACCCCCACGATTATTTAGAAGTCTTAGGTCAAGGTCTCAAAATGAAAGGAGACATCATCCATTATAGTTTTACGGATCTATCCGCACAAATTGATACAATCAATAAATTTTCATCAATTGTGTCTTTTACTCGTTTCAAAAAAGGGAAGAAGTTTTCACTGCTAAATACTTTGATCAAACCGTTTATAAAATTCATTGAGATCTACATAGTCAAGCGTGGTTTTTTAGATGGCTTTCCAGGTTTTACAATTGCTATTGCTTCATCATTTTCAACTTTCCTTAAATTTGCAAAAATATATGAATTAGATAGAAAGGGTCTGTTACGTCCGTCCAACTTAAGAGAAAGTTATGGCAAAGAAAAAGAATAAGCGCTCGTTGTTCCAACGAATTTTTTCAGTTTTTGGACGAGATAAACACAAAGCCGAACCAGAAGAAGAAAAATTTATTGAAACCGCAGATACTATGGCAATCGAAATTGAAAAAGCTCGAAAGAAATTTGCGAATTTTTATCTCACAAGAAAACTTAAAAACGGAGAGGAAATTAAGCGAAAAGATTATACTATCAAAAAAACTAATGATAAAATCTATCGATTGGAAGGAAAAGATTATCAAGTCGTTGTAATTACAGGTAATTCTCTCACAACAAAAGATCATAAAACAACTGGAGTTCTTCATGTATCCGAATCTATTCTTAATCGCGCAATCCAAAGAGAACATTCTGATCTAAATTCATTTCTACAACTTTGGGATAAAGAAATTGATTTTACTGATATAGACATGGATTCAAATTTTGAATCTAAAAACATCCGAGACAAAAAAGATTGGTCAAGAATACTTACTTGGGATACAATCTGGAAGCAACAACTAATACTGCATTTACGACATGATACACTAGCACTCTTAATCATCAGCCTAGGGTTAGAATTTGAAAAGTTCTATCTTGCAAATGCTACCATTAAACAAAAAAAGATTGTGCATGATGAAATCTTCTATCTCAATCAAGGAAAAAACTCGGATGATTGGAATCCACATTCAAGGAATAAAACATTGACCGAACCTGATCTTGCGATTGCAGAACTGATTTCGACTATCGAATTTATTGAAAAAAAGATAGATAAGGAAAAAAATTATTAATATGGAAAATATTGTCATAGAACATTTTGAAGATTCGATCTTAACAAAACAAAAACTCATCCAAGAATCTAAACAAGGAATTCTAGATGCTGGACTATTGCTTGCTGAGTGCTTACAGAATGGAAATAGAATTCTGATTTGTGGCAATGGAGGATCTTCCTGTGATGCAGCACATATTGCAGCAGAACTCGTTGTTCGGTATAAATCAGGAAATGATCGTAGAGCTCTTCCTGCTATGGCACTTGGAACTGATCATGCAGTCTTGACTGCTTGCGGCAATGATTATGGTTATGACGAAATCTTTTCTAGGCAAGTAGAAGCCTTTGGTGCAAAGGGAGATTGTCTGGTTGCGATTACAACATCTGGTAATTCAAATAATGTTATCAAAGCTATAGCAAAAGCGCAAGAACTAGGAATGTCTACCGTTGCATTACTTGGAGGCAATGGTGGAAAAATAAAAGGAATCTGTAATCGAGAAATCATTGTTCCTTCAACCGTGACTGCACGAATTCAAGAATCTCATAT of Leptospira sp. GIMC2001 contains these proteins:
- a CDS encoding D-sedoheptulose 7-phosphate isomerase produces the protein MNMENIVIEHFEDSILTKQKLIQESKQGILDAGLLLAECLQNGNRILICGNGGSSCDAAHIAAELVVRYKSGNDRRALPAMALGTDHAVLTACGNDYGYDEIFSRQVEAFGAKGDCLVAITTSGNSNNVIKAIAKAQELGMSTVALLGGNGGKIKGICNREIIVPSTVTARIQESHILIGHIFCSIIEKKLFDLN
- a CDS encoding glycosyltransferase family 2 protein: MEQSVPSKLSVAIITYNEEKNISDCIESVLEVADEIIVLDSHSQDNTKSIAESYAKVKFSVHSFDGHVEQKNRAITLCSNEWILSLDADERIDDQLRTEILKWKSTPSPVNINGYKIARLTWHMGRFIRHSGWYPLHRYRLFRKGQSTWIGENPHDYLEVLGQGLKMKGDIIHYSFTDLSAQIDTINKFSSIVSFTRFKKGKKFSLLNTLIKPFIKFIEIYIVKRGFLDGFPGFTIAIASSFSTFLKFAKIYELDRKGLLRPSNLRESYGKEKE